One part of the Calditrichota bacterium genome encodes these proteins:
- a CDS encoding dihydroorotate dehydrogenase-like protein, giving the protein MVDLSTTYMGLKLKNPVIVGSSSLTQSLQGLRDAEKAGAGAIVLKSLFEEQVRAEIGDVDEIGPSAHPEEYNYLISELEMQYGARQYIELIRQAKKEIAIPIIASINCITSKWWNTYAKQIEDAGVDALELNISLMPKDPYQTSLEIEQVYYDIVQAAREAVSLPIAVKIGPYFTGMSMVTREICARGADALVLFNRFYQFDIDIEKMEIKGANWFSHPNEMNLPLRWISILAGRISCDLSATTGIHDAEGLIKQLLAGATTVQVVSTLFLNTF; this is encoded by the coding sequence ATGGTTGATCTTTCAACAACGTACATGGGATTGAAACTGAAGAATCCGGTCATTGTGGGGAGCAGTAGTTTAACGCAATCCCTTCAAGGCCTTCGGGATGCTGAGAAAGCAGGCGCTGGAGCCATCGTCCTGAAATCCCTTTTTGAAGAGCAGGTCCGTGCAGAAATAGGCGATGTAGATGAGATTGGCCCCTCGGCTCATCCGGAAGAGTACAACTACCTGATTTCAGAACTGGAAATGCAGTACGGCGCACGTCAGTACATTGAGCTTATTCGCCAGGCCAAAAAGGAAATAGCAATTCCCATTATTGCAAGTATAAACTGTATCACGTCCAAATGGTGGAACACCTACGCCAAACAGATTGAAGACGCGGGTGTCGATGCTCTGGAGTTGAATATTTCATTGATGCCCAAAGACCCGTACCAGACGTCTCTTGAGATTGAGCAAGTGTACTACGACATTGTTCAGGCGGCCCGCGAAGCGGTTTCGCTGCCGATTGCGGTCAAAATCGGTCCTTATTTTACGGGAATGAGCATGGTGACTCGGGAGATTTGTGCCCGAGGTGCTGACGCCCTGGTGTTGTTTAACCGATTTTACCAGTTTGACATTGACATCGAAAAAATGGAAATCAAGGGTGCCAACTGGTTCAGCCATCCCAATGAAATGAATTTGCCCCTGCGGTGGATTTCCATTCTTGCCGGGAGGATTTCGTGTGATCTTTCAGCAACCACGGGCATTCACGATGCGGAAGGGCTGATTAAACAATTGCTGGCCGGAGCTACAACGGTTCAGGTGGTGTCCACGCTCTTCCTGAACACGTTCG